Sequence from the Kineosporia succinea genome:
AACCTCGTCCAAAGGCTCCTCGCCGTGCGCCATCTCAGCGCTCCAGTGCTCGGCGCGCTCTGAGCTGAGGACCCCGTTCAGTTGTTGGGCATCGACGGTCTGGTCGGCGTCGTAGTGCAGCTTCACCAAGTCGTCCGAGTCGATGGTGATGGTCTGCTCGTTGGGCTGGCCGATCATGGGGACGAAGCCGCACAGGAAGTCCCAGCTGGAATTCCAGTGGTCACCGCCGGCCTTGGTCAGGGCCAATGCGCGGGTGGTTGCCCGCCAGCGCAGGGGAAGCACCAGGCGCCCGTCGTCGGTGAGCTGCTGCCACCAGGTCAGGGGTATGTCGGAGGCGCCGACGGTGACGATGATGCGGTCGTAGGGGGCGTGCTCGCGGGCGCCGAGCGCTCCGTCCCGGGTGAGGACGCGCACCTCGGGGAAACCGGTGTTGTCGAGGTTGCGGCGGGCATTGGCGGTGACGTCGTTGTTGATGTCGACGGTGGTCACCTCCCCGTCGGGGCCGGTCAGGGTGGCCAGGAGTGCGGCGTTGTAGCCGGTGCCGGCGCCGATCTCGAGAATGCGCTGGCCGGGGCGCACGTTCAGGGCGTGGAGCATGGCGGCGACGACGGCCGGGACGGAGGCGCAGCTGAGGTGAAGCGGTGCTCCTTCAGGGGAGGGGTGGGTGATGACGGCAGTGTCTGCGTAGGCAGTTTCGAGAGGGAAGTCTGGGACGTAGCGGTGACGCTCGACCTGTCGCATTGCGGCATCGACCCGCGGATCCAGGAGCAGACCTGAGGTGGTGGCCAGTTCGTTCGTGAGCCGGTCGACCATCGCGTTGCGCAGGGTCGCCGGGTCGGCGTCGGTGTTCACAGACATGGATCAGTTTCCCCCTTCGGGACGCGGAGTGGTGCGTTCCAGGAGCAGGCATCCGCCCCAGCGAATGTGCTGCGTGGAGTCTGCCAGGGCGCTTCCGGCGACGCCCTCAAGCAGGCCCGACTGGTGTCCTGGTGCGGTCCTGGTCTTGGGCCGGGTGGTTGGCCGTTGCCAGGGGCCGGTGAGGAGGTGGCGGGAGTCCGGGCCTGTGGGCAGTTGCGAGCTGGCCTGCTGCAGGGCGGCGGCGTCGTGGTGCAGCCCCAGTTCCTTGGCGGTGTCCCCGCACGCGAGCGCGGTCGCTTTAACTCCGGCCCAGCCGTGACAGACGTTGGGCTCGGTGATGAGCGTGCGCTGGCGCAGGTCGGCCACGACGCACAACAGGGCGCGGTGCGCCAGGTGCACCCGCGATTCATCGGTCAGGGCGGCCCCGGCCAACTGGTGTGCTCGGGCGATGCCGGGCGCGCCGTAGCACCAGGACGGCCGGGCGGGTGTCGGCTGTACCTGAGAGGGGTGGGCCTCCAGCTGGGGTAGTTCGATGAAATTGGGCCACCAGACGGCGCGATCGTTCTCCTGGCGCCAGTGGTCAAGCCAGGTGCAGATCGTGTGGATCGCGTTGTCCTGGCCAGGCACGGTGATCCCGCGCAATTTCGCCGTCGACAGCAGGGCCAGAGGGCCGCTGATGCCGTGGGCCATCCCAAAACCTGCGTGAGCGTGGCGCGAGCGCATTGAGGACTTTCCAACCTCCTCAGGAGTTGAGGATCACCACCTGAACCGCGTTCACCAGCCGCGTCGCGTGAGCGGGACTGGAGCGGATCTTGTGCAGGAGACGCCAGCTCTTGAGGTCGGCATTGGCGCGCTCGCCGGGAGCTCGCATCTGCGAGATCGATGTGTTGACGGCCTTTTGGCCGGTTGAGAGCTCCCTGCGGGTGAAGAGGTGGGAGCTGCGGTCGTGGCGCAGTCGACGAAACGGCGCCCGGATCGTAGGCGCGGCACCGATGTAGGCGGTGTCGGCGAACGTGTTGACGCCGGCCGCGCCCAGAGCGGCGGGGATTCCGTGTTCCTTGGCGGCTCCGGCGTCGTGGCGGGCCCCGGGCAGGGCCGGTGATGCCCAGATCAGCCGGCCGGCCGGATCGGCGATGACCTGCACGTTCACCCCGTGAGTCTTGTGCTTGCCGGAGTAATAGATGCGGTCGCCTTTCGAG
This genomic interval carries:
- the fxlM gene encoding methyltransferase, FxLD system: MSVNTDADPATLRNAMVDRLTNELATTSGLLLDPRVDAAMRQVERHRYVPDFPLETAYADTAVITHPSPEGAPLHLSCASVPAVVAAMLHALNVRPGQRILEIGAGTGYNAALLATLTGPDGEVTTVDINNDVTANARRNLDNTGFPEVRVLTRDGALGAREHAPYDRIIVTVGASDIPLTWWQQLTDDGRLVLPLRWRATTRALALTKAGGDHWNSSWDFLCGFVPMIGQPNEQTITIDSDDLVKLHYDADQTVDAQQLNGVLSSERAEHWSAEMAHGEEPLDEVWQRLTSTDPRTVRIEADPRAVTEALCTPAIPVRSPALVDGGSLAYFAIRRAPKQPGRWQLGAIGHGPLGAQLAAAIGEGITAWGPQRTAGVQVQVYPRHLGQPPADSGMAVPRPETIVVVTM
- a CDS encoding lanthionine synthetase LanC family protein gives rise to the protein MRSRHAHAGFGMAHGISGPLALLSTAKLRGITVPGQDNAIHTICTWLDHWRQENDRAVWWPNFIELPQLEAHPSQVQPTPARPSWCYGAPGIARAHQLAGAALTDESRVHLAHRALLCVVADLRQRTLITEPNVCHGWAGVKATALACGDTAKELGLHHDAAALQQASSQLPTGPDSRHLLTGPWQRPTTRPKTRTAPGHQSGLLEGVAGSALADSTQHIRWGGCLLLERTTPRPEGGN
- a CDS encoding transposase family protein, translated to MLVYRSGMNVSTQHLRFVTNALRTQRKQSGTRWRVLSSGQQALMLLAHLKKGETYRDLAIGFKVGTSTAYRYLREGLEVLAGLAPPLEQAIQAAAKKAYVTLDGTLLRIDRVAMASKGDRIYYSGKHKTHGVNVQVIADPAGRLIWASPALPGARHDAGAAKEHGIPAALGAAGVNTFADTAYIGAAPTIRAPFRRLRHDRSSHLFTRRELSTGQKAVNTSISQMRAPGERANADLKSWRLLHKIRSSPAHATRLVNAVQVVILNS